In one Silene latifolia isolate original U9 population chromosome 10, ASM4854445v1, whole genome shotgun sequence genomic region, the following are encoded:
- the LOC141609455 gene encoding FBD-associated F-box protein At5g60610-like, with translation MVVDGKKVAYGQLNKMDRLSDLPDCIIHLIISFLGTQEACRTTILSKRWANIWSTGLILDFDPHFFVCYREFGEEFVNFNNFIESTMQRYSEKNLSIRMLRLEYPYIDREMTGRIDGWVGIALQNQVESLSLSFLSVDPPPYALPAILFLAKSLISLTCSRVRVPYFENMKLFSLRILKLTNLNIDDHMLHDIIMSCPLKTLELNDCSGLKNISIPCCSRLESLSVTENEIEIFEPISGGILVDTSSLQRFTYRGYGVCWPVCLRPASKKNLKELRISDVYIESDTFGKLVSELPSIENIRLFKCTMQKSIRIASQKLKELSIGGCYNLFSITMEAPELYTFCYEGDCRLSSVINSHNNYNGYFHLAVYKLDTRAFLVIKHLLLKSNCCKVLSIIVGDYDEDPEIEFDEGKLRNFSHGPLSDAIDVQELKLSLCRLCSVPEVSSRTALIDGLLWCCRPDILSVSVTLHSDNSVMKTFLQILQKKVENWKHPLKRMEIEGTNCSSFLVSWNLEVRLKLYWETVT, from the exons ATGGTGGTCGATGGAAAGAAAGTAGCATATGGGCAGTTAAATAAAATGGATAGATTATCAGATTTGCCGGATTGTATAATCCATCTTATCATTTCTTTTCTGGGTACCCAAGAAGCGTGTCGAACGACAATTTTGTCGAAAAGATGGGCTAATATCTGGTCCACTGGCTTAATTCTTGATTTTGATCCTCACTTCTTTGTTTGTTACCGTGAATTTGGTGAGGAATTTGTGAATTTCAATAATTTCATTGAATCCACGATGCAACGATATTCCGAGAAGAATCTTTCTATAAGGATGTTGAGACTTGAATATCCATATATTGATCGAGAGATGACCGGGAGGATTGATGGATGGGTTGGAATCGCTTTGCAAAACCAAGTTGAGTCATTGTCGCTCTCTTTTCTTTCGGTGGATCCTCCCCCGTATGCATTGCCGGCAATTTTGTTCTTGGCAAAATCACTGATAAGTCTCACATGCTCTAGAGTTAGAGTGCCATATTTTGAAAATATGAAGCTTTTCTCGCTACGAATTTTGAAGTTAACAAATCTTAATATAGATGATCATATGCTACACGATATTATCATGTCATGTCCCTTGAAAACTTTGGAGCTTAACGATTGCTCTGGCCTTAAAAATATTTCAATTCCCTGTTGCAGTAGACTGGAGTCCCTCAGCGTAACTGAAAATGAAATTGAAATTTTTGAACCTATAAGTGGGGGAATCTTGGTGGATACATCAAGCTTACAGCGTTTTACTTACCGTGGTTACGGTGTTTGTTGGCCGGTTTGTCTTAGGCCTGCTTCAAAGAAAAATTTGAAAGAATTACGCATTTCTGATGTCTATATCGAGAGTGATACTTTTGGCAAATTAGTGTCTGAACTCCCATCAATAGAGAACATAAGGCTTTTCAAATGTACAATGCAGAAGAGTATTAGAATTGCAAGTCAAAAGCTTAAGGAATTGAGCATAGGGGGTTGTTATAACTTGTTTAGTATTACGATGGAAGCTCCAGAGCTTTACACTTTTTGCTATGAAGGTGACTGCAGACTGTCATCGGTGATCAACAGCCATAACAATTACAATGGGTACTTTCATCTAGCTGTCTATAAGCTTGATACTCGAGCATTTTTGGTAATCAAACACCTCCTCCTCAAATCAAATTGCTGCAAGGTTTTATCCATCATTGTCGGTGATTACGATGAAGATCCTGAg ATTGAATTTGATGAAGGCAAGCTTAGGAATTTTAGTCACGGTCCCCTTTCTGATGCGATTGATGTCCAAGAGCTGAAGCTGTCCTTATGTCGTCTCTGCAGCGTCCCTGAAGTCTCTTCACGTACAGCTCTCATAGATGGCCTGCTATGGTGTTGCCGCCCTGATATTTTATCTGTATCAGTTACTTTGCATTCTGATAACTCTGTCATGAAG